GGCTCGCGCCGCCGAGGCCCTGGGCCGGCCCGAGCTTAGCGAGGCGGACGAGGCGACCTTTCGGCGCGCCCTCGCCGACGCGCCGGACGAGGTCCTCGCGGGGATCCTCTCCGAGCGGGATGTCGAGAGCTGGCGCCAGGGTTACCGGGAGCGCGTCACCGACCTGCACCTGCCGCACATCCGCGAGCTACCGGCCGTGCTTCCCGGTCTCTTCGCCGACGCTGCCCGGCGAGCGGCCGCCGCCGGCTTCGACGGCGTGGAGCTCCACTACGCCCACGCCTACACCATGGCCTCCTTCCTCTCCGCCCGGAACACCCGCGACGACGGCTACGGCGGGTCGCGAGAGGGACGGTTGCGCTTGCCCCTCGAGGTTTACCGCCGGGTACGACAGGAGGTCGGAGATGGGTACGCCGTGGGCTGCCGGTTCCTGGGCGACGAGGTGATCGAGGGCGGGAGCCGGGTGGACGACGCCGTCTACTTCGGCGTCGAGCTCGCGAAGGCGGGCATGGATTTTCTGAGTGTCTCCAAGGGCGGCAAGTTCGAGGACGCGAGGCAGCCCAAGGAGGGCGCGGCGGCCTATCCCTACACGGGACCCAGCGGACACGAGTGCATGCCCCACGTGCGGATCGACGAGCGGGGGCCGTTCTCGCGGAATGTGCCCCTCGCCGCCGAGATCCGGCGGGCGGCGCGGGAGGCGGGCCTCGAGACGCCGGTGATCACCGCCGGGGGAATCGCGACCTTCGACGAGGCGGAGGCGATCCTGCGTGGAGGCGATGCCGACGCCATCGGCTCCGCGCGACAGTCCCTCGCCGACCCCGACTGGTTCCGCAAAGTGCGGGAAGGGCATGGCGGGGAGATCCGCCGCTGCTTCTTCACCAACTACTGCGAGGCCCTCGACCAAGCGCACAAAGAGGTCACGTGCCAGAGGTGGGATCGCGTCTTCCCCGAGGGGGAAGGCGAGGTCCCCTTGGCGCGCGACGGACGTAGGCGGCTCACCGCCCCGGCGTGGCTCCGCTGACCGGGCGACGTGGCCGCCGCGGCCGGAGCTTGCGGGCGATGCCGGATTGGGGGAAGGGTAGACGCCATGAGCAAGAAGATCGGGATCGTGCTCGGCGCGGCGCTCGCCGTCGCCGGTTGCAACCGTAGTGAAGCGAAGCAGGAGCCGACGGCGAAGGCGGCCGTCGATCACGCGCCGGCCGCGCCGGCAGAAAAGGATTCGAAGCCCGTGATCATCGACCACAAGCTGGAGTCCCTCGAGGGAGAGCCCGTCGACCTGTCGAGCTACCGCGGCAAGGCGATGCTCCTGGTGAACGTCGCCTCCGAGTGCGGCTACACGCCGCAGTACGAGGACCTCGAGGCCCTCTACCAGAAGTATAAGGACAAGGGACTCGTGGTCATCGGCCTCCCCTCCAACGACTTCGGAGGACAGGAGCCGGGCAGCGCGGCGGAGATCCGGAAGTTCTGCGACACCCGCTTCCATGTGACCTTCCCGATGATGGCCAAGCTCCACGCCAAGGGCGACGAGATCTCGCCGCTCTACCGGACCCTCACCATGGAGACGCCGGAGGCGCTCCGCGGCGAGGTGCGCTGGAACTTCTCCAAGTTCCTCGTCGACACCAACGGCGTGCCCGTGGCCCGCTTCGACTCGAAGGTGAAGCCCCTCTCCGACGAGCTCGTCCAGGCGATCGAGAAGGTTCTTCCGCAGGGCTGATTGGTTCGAGGGGATCGCGTCCGCGTCGCGGGGCCGATCCTCACCTCGGGACTTCGTATTCAGTAGGGCCGCGAGAAGTTGTGCCCGAAGACGAAGTCGTTCCGCCGATTCTGCGAGTGGCACTCCAGGCAGGCGGTGGTCCCTCCGCCGCCGTAGCCTTCGATCGGCCTGCCGCGGGAGTCCTGGAGCACCTGCGAGTCCGCGAGCTGCAGCCAGTACCAGCGGCCCTGCGCCTTCGACATGATCGTCAGGACCGGAGGCTCGCCGAGGTCCGGGCTCGTCCGATTCTCTGCCACGAAGATCGCGCCGTTGGGCAACGGCAGGATGTCCTGCTCGATCGCGGCCTCCACGACTCCGTTGTAGTACGTGATCAGGTAGCGCCCGCCGTGGGCCTGGGAGAAGGTCGGCTCCGGGACCGTTCGGAAGGTCGGCCAGGTTCGGTAGCCCTGGATCTGGTCGAGGATCTGCTGCGCCTCTGGCGACGGAGCCGTGGTGTTCCCGCCTGGGACCGTCACGGGAGGCTGCGCCTGGCCGCCCTGCGGCGGGGCTTCGCGTTGCGGCATGGGGGCGGCCTGCGGAAGCGGTGCCGGGGACGACGCGCATCCCGCTAGGGCGACAGCGAGGACAATCGACAGGCGTTCGCCAACCATGGGCACTCCGATCGAGGGCAACCTCCCCCGATCTAGGTGCGCTGGTGCCGACCGCACATCCCCCGATGCGGGAACGTTCCGCGATCGCTCAGCGTGGGCGTGGTTCAGCGGGGCAGGCAGCGGCTCACGGCCTGGAAGAGGACCTCGAGATCCGCGTCGTCGATGGTGAGCGGCGGCATCAGGTAGACGACATCCGAACCGTGGAGCCGCAAGGGGCGGACGAAGGCGCCGTGCTCCGCGAAGGCGGTCGAGGTCGGGGCGCGGCCCGGCTCGAGTTCCACCGCCGCGATGGCGCCCTTGACCCGAACGTCTCGGACGAAAGGGCGATCCTCAAGGCCGCGGAAGCCCTCGTGCAGCTTCGACTCGAGGGCGGCCACCCGCGCGCCGTAGTCGGACGCTTCGAAGAGGTCGAGGCTCGCGTGGGCGGCGGCGCAGGAGAGCGCGTTGGCCATGTAGGTCGGGCCGTGCTGGAGGGCGGCGCCGGCGTCGTCGGAGAGGAAGCTCTCGAAGAGCGCCTCGCTGGCGATGGTGGCGGCCAGGGGGAGCGTGCCGCCAGTGAGGGCCTTGCCCACGGTGAGGAGGTCGGGGACCACGTCCGCTTCGAGGAGCGCGAAGGGCGCGCCGGTTCGGTAGAAGCCGGTGGCGATCTCGTCGAAGACGAGGAGGACGCCGTGCTCGTCGCAGGCCCTCCGCAGGCGGCGCAGCACCGCGGGGTCGTGGAGGCGGATCCCGCCGGCGCACTGGGCCAGGGGCTCGACGATCGCGCAGGCGACCTCGGGCGCGATCGCCGCGAAGGCGCGCTCGAAGGCGTCGTCCTCGCCCGGCAGCGGGAGGTGGACGGCGTCGATCCCGGTGCCGGAGAACGCGCGGTGCATCCCGTCGACAGGGTCGCAGAGGGCCATCGTGGCGAAGGTGTCGCCGTGGTAGGCGCCCTCGAAGCAGACCACCTTGCGGCGCCGGGTCTCGCCACGGTTGTGGAAGGACTGCAGCGCGATCTTCAGCGCGACCTCCACGGCGACCGAGCCGCTCTCGACCAGGAAGGCGTGGCCGAGCGGGGCCGGGAGCATCGAGCACAGACGCTTGGCCAGGGTGTAGCCGGCCTCATGGGCGAGGCCGCCGAAGGCCACGTGGGGGAGCTTGTGGAGCTGCTCCTGGACGCGGTCCGCGATGTGGGGATGTGCGTAGCCGTGTGCAGCGGTCCACCAAGAGGCGAGGCCGTCCACGAGCTCCGAGCCGCCGTCGAGGAGGAGGCGGCTTCCCCTCGCACCCACGATCGGCAGGGGCGGGGGAGCGGTTCGGTGTTGGCAGTAGGGGCGCCAGACGTGGGGCTCGCCTTCGCGGAGCCAGCGGGGATCGCGCATCGGGCCGGTCTACACCGAACGGCCGAGGCGATCACCTGCGGCGGCTGGCGATCGCTTGCCGGTCCGGCCGGAGAGAGAGCCGGGGCTCGGGCCTTGGTGGCGGAGAAGGTCGAGAGGCAAGGCCACGACCCGCCAGGGTTGGCTCCCTGAAGGGGCGACCCTAGCGTTTGGCGTGCACCCAACAGGAGGCTTCCGCATGAAGCGCACGCTCGTTTCCCTCTTCGCCCTGCTCGTGATGCCCGCAGCGGCCATGGCGGCGGGGTCCTACTCCAGCTCGGACTCCTCCGGCAGCTCCACCAAGCAGCAGGTCTTCGGCTCCAGCACGAGCTACGAGATGAGGGGGAAGATCACCAAGGTGAAGGGCGAGGACGTCTACATCTCCCGCGCCAACCTGCCGAACGCCCAGGTCGAGGCCGTCGCCAACCAGACTCAGGTCACGCTCGACGGGAAGGAGGTTCCGATGACCGACCTGAAGCCCGGGATGGACGTTCGCACGAGCTTCCAGATCGCCGGGAACGACATCGTGGCCAAGGAGATCCACGCGAGCTCCACGCCTTCGCACTGAAGTGCCCCTGCGATTCCGCTCCGCTCTAGCGGACTCCGAAGCCAGGAGTCCGCGGAGCGGCATTCGTGGCGACGTTCGTTTGAGCGTCGCCACGGTTCGTCGTCTCGCCCCCGCCAGAGCTCTACGGACAATCGACGCGGCCTCGCCGAATGGGGAGAATTGGTCGCTCGTGCAACGATTTCGACACAGAGAGTTCAAGCCTGACGCTCCGTGAATTCAACCAGGGGTAGGAACGTATATGCTCGAGCCTGGCCCAGATGACCCGTTTCCAGGGTGGGCGCAGGGTTCCGGGGCTGACAAGGGCCAGCGGCGGAGATCCATTCACTCGAGGGGGGTCGAGATGAGCTTCCGAAGCATTGCAGGAGCGAGCTTGGGGTGTCTGTTGCTGGTCGGATGCGGAGGTAGCGGAGTGAGCGCAGAGACCGCTTCCGGGGAGGAGCCGGAGATCCCCCGCGCAAAGATCGGCTTCTTCTCGGGAGGCCTGGACCTTTACGGACCGATCGAGGTTCAGGTCGAAGAAGAGGGGCTGGAGTCCACCTCGGCGACCGATTGCGCGGAAGGTGCCATCGCGGCGTTCGAGGGGGCAGACGGCCCATACTCCTTCACGGCGGTCAGCAACCTGGGATTCCGATGGGAAGGGACCTTCGATTTCCACTCCGGCGAGTGCACGTCGATCGCGCTCGCGCTCGGCAACCTCTCGACCAATCGGACGCAGATCTTTGCTTTTGAAGCGCCGACTCCCATCCCTGTGCTCGTTTCGCTCGACGGTGGAGAGCCGCGCGAGATCTCCGCGCTGATGGACGAGGGGGAGGTATTTGGGTGGGCCAAGGTCTTGGATCCATTCTTCGACCCGCTCTATTTGGGCCTCGAGACCTGGCTCAACGATCTCGCACGAGCAGGAAAAGTGGTGGCTTTTCCTATCGACGACGATGAGGACCACGAAGCCGAGTTTCGCTGTGGAAACGGGGCATACACGTCGCGCGTAGAGCCGTCATTCCTCTCCCTTCGCTGGGCGTCGTGGGACGATTGCCTTTGATCGGCGCCGATAGTCTCGATAGTCGCTCTCCGGTGGAGTAGCGAGCGGGCGACCGACGGGAGGTCGGGCTCTGGACTCCCGTGCCCGTGGATGAGAGCCTTTCGATCGTGCGGTCGACGACAATCGAAGGGAGCCCGGGCGCGGCGCGCGGCCAGTGGAGCTCGAAGCTCGGCTTCGTGCTGGCGGCGGCGGGCTCTGCGGTGGGCCTGGGGAACATCTGGAAGTTCCCGTACATCACGGGCACGAACGGCGGCGGGCTCTTCGTGCTCGTGTACCTGCTCTGTGTCGGGCTGGTGGGGATTCCGATCCTGGCGGCCGAGGTGCTCGTTGGCAGGGCGGGCCAGCGCTCCGCGGTGGGCACGTTCCGGGGGCTGTCGCGGCCGAGAAGCCCGTGGGTCGCGCTCGGGGGACTGAGCGTCCTGATTCCGACGCTGATCCTCTCCTACTACAGCGTGGTGGCGGGCTGGTGCCTGGACTACGTGGTGGCCGCGGCCACCGGCGGGATCGGCGGCGCGGGGGTGGAAGGGCTCCCTGGCCTCTTCGACGGGCTCTACGCGAGCGCCGAGCGCAACCTGCTCTGGCACGCCGTCTTCATGGCGATCACCGCGGCGATCGTGATCGGAGGCGTGCAGGGCGGGGTGGAGCGTGCGTCACGCTTCTTGATGCCGGCGCTCTTCGTCATGCTGCTCGCGCTGCTCGTGCAGTCGGCGATGCTCCCGGGCTTCGTGGAGGGCGCTCGCTTCGTCTTCGCGCCCGATCCCAGCAAGCTCACTGCCGCAGGTGTCCTCGAGGCGCTCGGGCACGCGTTCTTCACGTTGAGCGTCGGCATGGGGGCGATGCTCACCTACGGGAGCTATCTCTCTGACGGAGAGAGCATCCCCGGCGCGGCGATCTCGATCGGCGTGCTGGACACGCTGGTGGCCCTCGGGGCCTGCTTGGTGATCTTCCCGCTCACGTTCAGCTTCGGGATGGAGCCGGCGGCGGGGCCGGGGCTCGTCTTCAAGATCCTGCCCGTGGCCTTCGCCCAGATGCCCTTCGGCGGCCTCTGGGCGACGGTCTTTTTCGTGCTCCTCTTCTTCGCGGCGCTGACCAGCGCGATCTCGCTGCTGGAGGTGCCCACCTCGTACGCCATCGACGAGTGGGGGCTCTCGCGGCGCACGGCTACGCTGGGCGCCTGCGCGCTCATCCTCGCCCTCGGAATTCCCTCGGCGCTCTCGGGTGGTGAGGGATTCTTCGGCGCGGGCCTCGCCGCCGCTACCGGCCGAAACTGGTTCGACTGGTTCGACCACGCCGCGACGAACTGGATGCTGCCGGTGAGTGGCCTCGGGCTCTCGACGTTCGTGGCATGGCGCCTGAGCGAGGAGCTGCGCCAGCCGGCGTTCGCCGCGGGCACTCGGTTTGGCAAGCAGGCGCGCATCTACCGCGTGTGGCTGCTTCTGCTTCGCTACCTCGCGCCGGTCGGGATCGTGGCCGTCTTCCTCCAGGGAATCGGCGTGATCTGATGCAGCTCGCGTCGGAGGAGAAAAGCTCCCGTCCGCCGGGAGCTTTCGCCTGCGTAGGAGTGATACTATCGTGCACTCTCGGTGCGCGGCCTTCGATTAGAAGAGGCCGCGGGTGTTGCCCTCGGCGTCGAGGTGGATGCGGCTGGCGGCGGGATCCTTGGGGAGGCCGGGCAGGGTGTTGATGCTGCCGAGGTAGGCCACCACGAAGCCGGCGCCGCGGCGCTGCTTGAGGTCGGTGACGGTGACCTTGAAGCCGCGGGGGCGGCCGCGGAGCTTGGGGTCGTCGGAGAGGCTGGCGGCGGCCTTGGCGACGATGACGGGCGTGCGGCCCATGCCTTCGGCCTCGGCACGCTGGATCGCGGTGAGGGCGGCCTTGGTGTACTCGACGCCGTCGGCGCCGTAGACCGACGTGGCGATGCGCTCGAGCTTCTCGTGGATGGTGGACTCGACGGGGTAGAGCGGCTGGAGCGCGGCCGGCTGTTTGTCGGCGGCCTTGATCACGGCCTCGGCGAGCTCGACGCCGCCCGCGCCGCCCTTGGCCCAGATGTCGGCTACGGCGAAGGGCACTTCCGTCGTCCGCGCGAAGTTGCGCAGGATCTCGAGCTCTTCGGGCGAGTCGTCGGTGAAGCGGTTGAGGGCGATGACGGGGTCGTAGCCGAAGAGCCGCGCGTTCTCGACGTGCTTCTCGAGGTTGGCGAGGCCGGCCTTCACCGCCTCGGGGTTGGGCGTGGCGTAGGAGGCGGCGCCGCCGTGGTGGCGGAGCGCCCGGATGGAGGCGAGGACGACGACGGCAGCGGGCTGGAAGCCGGCCTGGCGGCAGACCAGGTCGAAGTACTTCTCCATGCCCAGGTCGGTGGCGAAGCCGGCCTCGGTGACCACGTAGTCGGCGAGGCCGAGGGCGAGGCGAGTGGCGCGGATCGAGTTGGTGCCGTGGGCGATGTTGCCGAAGGGGCCCATGTGCACGAAGGCCGGCTGGCCCTCGAGGGTCTGCACGAGGTTCGGGTGGAGGGCGTGCTTGAGGAGCACGGCCATGGAGCCGTCGGCCTTGAGATCGGCGGCGGTGACGGCCTTGCCGTCGTAGGTGTAGCCCACGAGGATCCGGCCGAGGCGGGCCTGGAGATCGGCGAGGTCCTCGGCGAGGGCCATGATCGCCATGACCTCGGTGGCGACGGTGAGCTCGAAGCCGCCTTCGCGGGCCACGCCGTCGGCGGTGCCGCCGAGGCCGAGGACGACCTTCCGCAGGGCGCGATCGTTCACGTCGAGGGCGCGCTTGATCTCGATCCGCCGCGGGTCGAGGCCGAGGGCGTTGCCCTGATGGAGGTGGTTGTCGACGAGCGCGGCCAGGAGGTTGTTGGCCGCGGTGATCGCGTGGAAGTCTCCGGTGAAGTGGAGGTTGAGCTCCTCCATCGGCAGGACCTGGGAGCGGCCTCCGCCGGTGGCGCCGCCCTTGATGCCGAAGACGGGGCCGAGCGACGGCTCGCGGACCGCCACGGCGGCGCGCTTGCCCAGGTGGCCGAGGGCTTGGGTGAGGCCGACGGAGAGCGTGGTCTTCCCCTCGCCCGCGGGCGTCGGCGTGATCGCGGTCACGAGGATCAGCTTGCCGCGCGGGGCAGCCGGCGCCCGCAGGACCTTGGCCATGTGGGGGCCATAGGAGAAGAGGTCGTCGGCTCCGAGGCCGAGTTCGGCGGCGACGTCGGCGATGGGGCGGAGGGTGGCGCTCTGGGCGATCTCGAGGTCGGTCATGCGCCGAGATATATCAAGGCGGGTTCAGCCGTGCAGCGCCAGGACCTTGATCAGCAGCGCGCTCGCGGTGACGAGGACCGCCAGGGAACCGCCGACGGTGAGGAGCAGCGGCTTTCCGACGGAGCGCAGGGCCCGCAGGTCGACGCCGAGTCCGAGGCCTGCCATGGCGCCCAGCGTGAGGAGGCCGGAGAGCTCGCGCATGGGCGCGGCCATCGACGCGGGGATCACGCCGGCGGAGCGGAGCGCGGCGAGGGCGAGGAAGCCCACGATGAACCAGGGGACCAGCTTGCCGAGCTGGATCCGGCCCTTCGTCCCGGCGCTCCGGTCCCGAAAGATCAGGGAGAACGCGAGGACGAGGGGGCCGAGGAGGAGGACCCGCACGAGCTTGACCAGCGTGCCGACCTCGCCGCTCAAGGGGCTCACCGGGAACGCCGCGGCGAGGACCTGGGGCACGGCGTAGACGGTCATGCCCGCGAGGACGCCGTACTCGTAGTGGTCGAAGCCGAGCACCGGGGCGAGGAGGGGCAGGCCCACCACCACCGCGACGCCGAGGATGGCCGTGAAGGCGATGGCGGAGGCGACGTGATCCTTTCGGGCGCCGATCACGGGCGCGACGGCGGCGATGGCGGAGTTGCCGCAGATCGAGTTTCCGCAGGCGACGAGGAGGGCGTGCTTGGGGTGGAGGCCAAGGGCGCGGCCGATCAGCGTGCCGGAGGCGATGCCGAGGCCCACCACGGCCACGATGCCGACGGCCAGGGCTGGGCCGGCGGCGAAGAGCACGGGCAGATCGACGGAGGCGCCGAGGATGACGATGGCGACCTCGAGGATCTGCTTGGCGGTGAAGTCGATGCCCGCGTCGAAGCGCGCGGGGAGGCGGACGAAGGTCCGGACGCACATGCCGATGAGGATTGCGGCCACGAGGCCCTCTACCAGCGGGTGGCCGAGGTAGGCGGTCTCCACCTTCTGAAGGGCGAAGGACACGAGGGAGATCGCGGTGCAGAGCGCGACCCCCGGAAGCAGCCGTGCGAGGCGCGAGCTCATCGGGGCGCGCGCCGCGGTGGAGATGGACAAGTGTGCCTCCGGCCGGACGAAACGCGATCCGGCGTTGCCTTCGCCCGTTCGACGAAGACTGGACGGAAGCTAGGGATGTGGCGCAGATGCGTCCAAGGCATAATCCTCATCGGACCATGACCAATTGGAATGACACCGCGACCCTGGGAACCGTCGGTGGCGCCGAACCGAGCGGGCGGATGACTCGTCGCTTCGTGGTGACCGGACGATGAACCTCCACCTCCTCCGGCTCTTCGCCCGCGTGGCCGAGCACCGCAGCTTCTCGCGGGCCGCGGACGAGCTGCGGATCGGTCAGCCCGCCGTCTCGAAGGGCGTGAAGGAGCTGGAGGCCCAGCTCGGCGTGGCGCTCCTCGAGCGCGTTCCGGGCCGCGTGGAGCCCACCGAGGCCGGCCGCAAGCTCCTCGTCCACGCCCGCTCGATCTTCGCCTCCGAGCGGGAGGCCGAGGCGGAGCTCGCCGGGCTCGAGGGCCTCGAGGCGGGATCCCTGCGCATCGGCGCGAGCACGACCGTCGCCACGTGGCACCTGCCGCCACTGCTCGGCCGATTCCACCAGGAGTTTCCCGGCGTTTCACTCTCTCTGAAGAGCGCGAACACGGAGACGGTCGCCCGGCTCCTCCTCGACCGCGAGCTCGACTCGGCGCTGGTGGAGGGGCCGATCGATGATCCCCGCCTTCGGCAGGAGCCGTGGCGCACCGACGAGCTCGTGCTGGTCGCTTCCCCGAGCACCCGCTGGCGGGGCGCCGGCGCGCTCTCGATCCCTCGGTGCTGGAGCGTACGCTCGTGATCGTACGCGAGCCGGGCTCGGGGACCCGCGACGTGATCCTCGCTGCGCTCGGCTCCCGGGGGATCGTCCTGCGCGACACGGTCGAGGTCGACAGCACCGAGGCGATCAAGCAGGTGGTCGCGTCGGGACTCGGCGTCTCCTTCGTGTCCCGGGCGGCCGCAGCGGATCAGCTCGCCCTCGGCCGCCTGTGCGAGCTGCGCCTCGCGGGCCTCTCGATCCGCCGCCCGCTGACGCAGCTCTTCCTGGCGGGCCGGAACCCGTCACCCGCCGCGCTCGCTTTCGGCCGCATGCTCGCGGCGGGGTAGGAGGCCGACTTCAGGGCATCGGCTGGGTATGCTCCGAGACCGCCCCCAGCACACCGCCGGTGTACCCCTCCCCGATGCGACTCTCCATCGCCAGGTCGCCGAGCGAGAGGATGCCGACCAGCTTCTTGCTCCGGTCGAGGATCATCATCCTGCGGATCTGGCGTTCCTGCATGTGCCTCCCGGCGACCGTCACGTCTTCGTCCGCGAAGCAGGTGTAGATGTTCGGCGACATGAAGTCGGAGACCTTGCAGGTGGCCGGATCCTCGCCTTCGGCGATGGCGCCCACGCAGATGTCCCGGTCGGTGATGAAGCCCACCAGCTTCTCTCCGTCGCACACGGGGAGACCGCCGATGTCCATGTTCTTCATCATCCGGGCGGCCTCCTGAAGGGTCGCGTCCGGCTCGATGACCTGAACGTTGCGGGTCATGACCTCTTCGACGTTCATCGCTGCTCCTCCTCTCGGTTCATGGTGCGTCCCGTGAACGATTGGGAGGTCGCGGAGATCTGTCCACAACCGGTCGGTCATCGAGCGGACGAGCGCAGGGGCGGCGGCCGGGCCGATGGAAGCCTGGTCGCCGCTTGCTGGTGGCTCGCGCGGCGCCCAACGTGCCAGGGGAAACGACACTCGGGGGTCGAGATGGCGCAGCGGATCGACATGGTCAAGACGGCGCGGGAGCCCCTCAGGGACTTGCTCGCGGTGGAGCGGTACCTCAACAAGTCGGGGCTCGAGAAGAAGCTCCTGGACCTGGTGAAGCTCCGCGCCTCGCAGATCAACGGCTGCGCCTATTGCATCGACATGCACTCGAAGGACCTTCGGGCCGAAGGCGAGACGGAGCAGCGCCTCTACGAGCTCCAGGCCTGGAGGGAAGCGCCCTTCTATTCGAAACGGGAGCAGGCTGCTCTCGCCTGGACCGAGGCGGTCACCGAGGTCGGCTCGACGGGCGTCCCCGACGACGTCTACGAGCGCGCCCGCTCCGAGCTCTCGGAGCAGGAGCTCACGGACCTCACCCTCGCCATCGCGATGATCAACGCCTGGAACCGCCTCTCGATCGCCTTCCGCCAGGAGGTGGGCACCTACCAGCCCCCGAAGGCGAAGCGGGAGAAGCGGGAAGAGGCCGCCCCCTACACCTCCACCTCGGAGGAGCAGGAGATCATGCACTAGAGCAGCAGGCGCAGCTTGAGACCGAGCCAGGTGGCGTAGCCGATCATGGAGCGGCGGATCGTCCCGTCTTCGCCGATCACGTAGAAGGTCGGATAGACGTTCACCGCGAAGTCGCGCGCGATCCTCTCGTCGCCCAGGAGCACGGGGCCGGGGATGCCATGCTCGGCCGCGACCCGCTCGACCTCGTCGCGGCTGCGGTAGTCGAGGGCCACGGAGAGCACATCCGCACCGCCGCTCTTGGCGATCGACGCGACGTTCGGTGCGGCGGCTTTGCAGACGCCGCACCACGGCGCCCAGAAATAGAGGAGGACCTTGCGGCCCGCGAGATCGGCCAGCCGATGCGGGTTCCCCTGGAGATCCCGGAGCACGAAGTCGGGGGCGGGCCCGCCGGAGGCGACGAGGTTCCGCCCCTGCCAAGCCGTGATCGCGGCGAAGACGAGCAGGGCGAAGGCCACTTCGCCTGCCAGGCGCTTCCAGCGCGGCTTCCGTCGTACGGGGGAGGCGGGCGCTCCGCTCTTGGTCTCGGTCTCCATTTCGGCTCCTTGATATCCCGACACGAACCGAAGCGGGGAGGTTCCATCCCGGGGTGTTCGCTCTAAAGCAGGCCGGCAGGCGGACGCCGGAGCGCTGGCCTGCGCGGAAAGGGCCGGCGCGGTCGTGAAGGCGTCGGACGCAAAGAAGCCCGGCGCCAATGACTCGCCGGGCTTCTTCATCCTTGGCTCGACCGGCTTACTTCGCCGCGCTGGACTCGGCCTGCTTCACGAGCTCGACGTCGATCGTGATCGTAACGTCGTCGCCGACCATGACGCCGCCGGCCTCGAGGGCCGCGTTCCAGTTGAGGCCGAAGTCCTTGCGGTTGACCTTGGTGGTCCCGGTCGCGCCCATGCGGACGCCGCCCCAGGGATCCTTGACCTCGTTCTCGAGGCCCTCCACGACCAGGGTCACGGTCTTGGTGACGCCGTGCATGGTGAGGTCGCCTAGGACCTCCAGCTTGTTCGGGCCGGCGGCCTTGGCGCTCTTCGACTTGAACGTGAGCGAGGGGAACTTCTCGACGTCGAAGAAGTCCGCGCTCTTCAGGTGGCCGTCGCGCTTGGCGTCGCGGGTGTTGATGGTGGTCGCGTCGACCGTGGCGTCGATCGCGATCTTCTCAGGGGCGTTCTTGTCGAACTGAATGGTGCCCGAGAGCGCGGTGAACTCGCCGCGAACGTGGCTGACCATCATGTGGCGCACCTTGAACTGGGCCGTCGAGTGGGTGGGGTCGATCTGGTAGCTGGCGGCGGTGGACATGGCTGGGGCTCCAATTGCAATGGCAGCGGCGATGCTGGAAACAAACTTGGTCATGGGTG
The Vulgatibacter incomptus DNA segment above includes these coding regions:
- the bioA gene encoding adenosylmethionine--8-amino-7-oxononanoate transaminase is translated as MRDPRWLREGEPHVWRPYCQHRTAPPPLPIVGARGSRLLLDGGSELVDGLASWWTAAHGYAHPHIADRVQEQLHKLPHVAFGGLAHEAGYTLAKRLCSMLPAPLGHAFLVESGSVAVEVALKIALQSFHNRGETRRRKVVCFEGAYHGDTFATMALCDPVDGMHRAFSGTGIDAVHLPLPGEDDAFERAFAAIAPEVACAIVEPLAQCAGGIRLHDPAVLRRLRRACDEHGVLLVFDEIATGFYRTGAPFALLEADVVPDLLTVGKALTGGTLPLAATIASEALFESFLSDDAGAALQHGPTYMANALSCAAAHASLDLFEASDYGARVAALESKLHEGFRGLEDRPFVRDVRVKGAIAAVELEPGRAPTSTAFAEHGAFVRPLRLHGSDVVYLMPPLTIDDADLEVLFQAVSRCLPR
- a CDS encoding YeiH family protein, which codes for MSISTAARAPMSSRLARLLPGVALCTAISLVSFALQKVETAYLGHPLVEGLVAAILIGMCVRTFVRLPARFDAGIDFTAKQILEVAIVILGASVDLPVLFAAGPALAVGIVAVVGLGIASGTLIGRALGLHPKHALLVACGNSICGNSAIAAVAPVIGARKDHVASAIAFTAILGVAVVVGLPLLAPVLGFDHYEYGVLAGMTVYAVPQVLAAAFPVSPLSGEVGTLVKLVRVLLLGPLVLAFSLIFRDRSAGTKGRIQLGKLVPWFIVGFLALAALRSAGVIPASMAAPMRELSGLLTLGAMAGLGLGVDLRALRSVGKPLLLTVGGSLAVLVTASALLIKVLALHG
- a CDS encoding formate--tetrahydrofolate ligase is translated as MTDLEIAQSATLRPIADVAAELGLGADDLFSYGPHMAKVLRAPAAPRGKLILVTAITPTPAGEGKTTLSVGLTQALGHLGKRAAVAVREPSLGPVFGIKGGATGGGRSQVLPMEELNLHFTGDFHAITAANNLLAALVDNHLHQGNALGLDPRRIEIKRALDVNDRALRKVVLGLGGTADGVAREGGFELTVATEVMAIMALAEDLADLQARLGRILVGYTYDGKAVTAADLKADGSMAVLLKHALHPNLVQTLEGQPAFVHMGPFGNIAHGTNSIRATRLALGLADYVVTEAGFATDLGMEKYFDLVCRQAGFQPAAVVVLASIRALRHHGGAASYATPNPEAVKAGLANLEKHVENARLFGYDPVIALNRFTDDSPEELEILRNFARTTEVPFAVADIWAKGGAGGVELAEAVIKAADKQPAALQPLYPVESTIHEKLERIATSVYGADGVEYTKAALTAIQRAEAEGMGRTPVIVAKAAASLSDDPKLRGRPRGFKVTVTDLKQRRGAGFVVAYLGSINTLPGLPKDPAASRIHLDAEGNTRGLF
- a CDS encoding glutathione peroxidase, which codes for MSKKIGIVLGAALAVAGCNRSEAKQEPTAKAAVDHAPAAPAEKDSKPVIIDHKLESLEGEPVDLSSYRGKAMLLVNVASECGYTPQYEDLEALYQKYKDKGLVVIGLPSNDFGGQEPGSAAEIRKFCDTRFHVTFPMMAKLHAKGDEISPLYRTLTMETPEALRGEVRWNFSKFLVDTNGVPVARFDSKVKPLSDELVQAIEKVLPQG
- a CDS encoding sodium-dependent transporter encodes the protein MDESLSIVRSTTIEGSPGAARGQWSSKLGFVLAAAGSAVGLGNIWKFPYITGTNGGGLFVLVYLLCVGLVGIPILAAEVLVGRAGQRSAVGTFRGLSRPRSPWVALGGLSVLIPTLILSYYSVVAGWCLDYVVAAATGGIGGAGVEGLPGLFDGLYASAERNLLWHAVFMAITAAIVIGGVQGGVERASRFLMPALFVMLLALLVQSAMLPGFVEGARFVFAPDPSKLTAAGVLEALGHAFFTLSVGMGAMLTYGSYLSDGESIPGAAISIGVLDTLVALGACLVIFPLTFSFGMEPAAGPGLVFKILPVAFAQMPFGGLWATVFFVLLFFAALTSAISLLEVPTSYAIDEWGLSRRTATLGACALILALGIPSALSGGEGFFGAGLAAATGRNWFDWFDHAATNWMLPVSGLGLSTFVAWRLSEELRQPAFAAGTRFGKQARIYRVWLLLLRYLAPVGIVAVFLQGIGVI
- a CDS encoding NADH oxidase translates to MSDRRLEALPKVSRWPTADEAEASVLFSPLRLGPSLAAEARTWIPAMVPWRATEEGFVTDAVVDWYARFAQGQPGVIVVEATGIRDVPSGLLLRIGHDRYVPGLRRLVDAVREASGGRTRLLIQLIDFLAIKRRPTKEAFFTRFLAVHEALRARAAEALGRPELSEADEATFRRALADAPDEVLAGILSERDVESWRQGYRERVTDLHLPHIRELPAVLPGLFADAARRAAAAGFDGVELHYAHAYTMASFLSARNTRDDGYGGSREGRLRLPLEVYRRVRQEVGDGYAVGCRFLGDEVIEGGSRVDDAVYFGVELAKAGMDFLSVSKGGKFEDARQPKEGAAAYPYTGPSGHECMPHVRIDERGPFSRNVPLAAEIRRAAREAGLETPVITAGGIATFDEAEAILRGGDADAIGSARQSLADPDWFRKVREGHGGEIRRCFFTNYCEALDQAHKEVTCQRWDRVFPEGEGEVPLARDGRRRLTAPAWLR